In Flavobacterium sp. CBA20B-1, one DNA window encodes the following:
- a CDS encoding NAD-dependent epimerase/dehydratase family protein, with amino-acid sequence MNDTKILIIGACGQIGSELTLKLREIYGTDNVIASDIRKGEQDVFKTGPFELVDAMNYEQVESLIDKYKVDEVYLMAALLSATAEKNPAFAWDLNMNSLFHVLNLAKEGKIKKIFWPSSIAVFGPTTPKQDTPQYTVMEPSTVYGISKQAGERWCEYYFNKYGVDVRSIRYPGLISWKTPPGGGTTDYAVDIYYKAVAENKYTCFLSENTELPMMYMDDAIRATIGIMQADKEQIKIRSSYNLSAISFTPKQIAAAIAKEKTGFEISYAPDFRQEIADSWPSSINDAEARKDWNWQHHYDLERMTKEMLENLSE; translated from the coding sequence ATGAACGATACCAAAATACTAATCATTGGAGCCTGCGGCCAAATTGGCTCTGAACTTACCTTAAAATTACGCGAAATATACGGAACAGACAACGTTATAGCATCAGACATTCGGAAAGGCGAACAAGATGTTTTTAAAACAGGACCTTTTGAACTAGTAGATGCTATGAATTACGAACAAGTTGAATCTTTGATAGACAAATATAAGGTTGATGAGGTTTATTTAATGGCGGCATTGCTTTCTGCGACTGCTGAGAAAAATCCGGCTTTTGCTTGGGATTTGAATATGAATTCGCTTTTTCACGTATTGAATTTAGCCAAAGAAGGCAAGATAAAAAAGATTTTTTGGCCATCGAGTATTGCCGTTTTTGGTCCAACAACTCCAAAACAAGATACACCACAATACACCGTTATGGAACCATCGACCGTTTACGGAATTTCCAAACAGGCAGGCGAACGCTGGTGTGAATATTACTTTAACAAATATGGTGTTGATGTACGCTCTATCCGTTATCCGGGATTAATTTCGTGGAAAACGCCTCCGGGTGGTGGCACAACAGATTATGCGGTGGATATTTATTACAAAGCAGTAGCAGAAAATAAATACACTTGTTTTTTAAGTGAAAACACCGAATTGCCAATGATGTATATGGATGATGCCATTCGTGCAACCATTGGAATTATGCAAGCTGATAAGGAACAAATAAAGATTCGATCGTCGTATAATCTATCTGCGATAAGCTTTACCCCTAAACAAATTGCAGCAGCTATTGCAAAAGAAAAAACTGGTTTCGAGATTTCTTATGCACCCGATTTCCGTCAGGAAATTGCCGATTCTTGGCCAAGCAGTATTAACGATGCCGAAGCCCGAAAAGATTGGAACTGGCAACACCACTACGATTTAGAACGCATGACCAAAGAGATGTTAGAAAATTTATCGGAATAG
- a CDS encoding peptidase domain-containing ABC transporter gives MAKNIQTEFNSKKLFTYVTKEKKDVASIYIYAILSGLVQLSIPLGIQAIVSFVMGATMVTSLYILIGFVVFGTFLAGFFRIRVMQIIEKIQQKLFVEYSLAIADKLPKINLASTKKYYLPELVNRFFDVPNLQKGISKILLEIPTALIQIVFGILLLSFYHPWFLVFGALVCILVLLIFRFTSSSGIESSLKESDKKYEVASWLEDIAGSVKTFKINSKSHTHLRGTDNRIVSYLNHRTSHFKVLLFQYWTIVLFKVIITLLMLSIGTYLLINQELNIGAFVAAEIVVLTILTAVEKLIKSLESYYDVITSLTKLSKITELPEEHNSDIEIKNKKKGIEMAFKDVSIHFYDQKPIISNLNFEIQKNTINVIKGYLGSGKSLLLNMMAGFYDPTNGTIMFDKVPFNNIDKAAFREQTGIYMEDMHIIKASLLENITLNKEEFQTQDVLNLAEEWGVEDFSSQFTQGLLTPLSETDTELSFSSRKKILLLRAMLGNKRLLLLEDPVDGMNQEFIEKMRNYLIKIKSETTIVIVSESKELESIADHIFSVQNGSVFQVK, from the coding sequence ATGGCAAAAAATATACAAACAGAATTCAACAGTAAAAAGCTGTTTACTTATGTAACAAAAGAAAAAAAAGATGTGGCAAGTATATACATATATGCCATTCTTAGTGGTTTGGTGCAACTAAGCATACCTTTGGGCATACAAGCAATTGTGAGTTTTGTGATGGGTGCAACCATGGTCACTTCGCTTTATATTTTAATAGGCTTCGTGGTTTTTGGAACTTTTTTAGCCGGATTTTTCCGTATAAGGGTGATGCAAATTATCGAAAAAATTCAACAAAAATTATTTGTAGAGTATTCATTAGCCATCGCAGATAAATTGCCTAAAATCAATTTAGCATCTACCAAAAAATATTATTTACCTGAATTGGTGAACCGTTTTTTTGATGTACCTAATCTGCAAAAAGGGATATCGAAAATTTTGCTCGAAATTCCAACAGCTTTAATACAAATTGTTTTTGGAATTTTACTTTTATCGTTCTACCATCCATGGTTTCTAGTATTTGGAGCTTTGGTTTGTATTTTGGTACTTTTAATCTTTAGATTTACATCAAGCTCTGGTATTGAATCAAGTTTAAAAGAAAGTGATAAAAAATACGAGGTAGCATCATGGCTAGAAGACATTGCCGGATCGGTTAAGACTTTTAAAATCAATTCAAAAAGCCACACTCATTTGCGGGGTACAGACAATCGCATTGTTTCTTATCTAAATCATAGAACAAGTCATTTTAAAGTATTGCTTTTTCAATATTGGACCATTGTTCTTTTTAAAGTTATAATTACCCTGTTAATGCTTTCCATAGGAACCTACTTATTGATCAATCAAGAGTTAAACATTGGGGCATTCGTTGCGGCTGAAATAGTTGTTTTAACCATACTTACAGCGGTTGAAAAGCTTATTAAAAGTCTAGAAAGTTATTACGACGTGATAACTTCGTTAACCAAATTAAGCAAAATAACCGAACTGCCCGAAGAGCATAATTCAGACATTGAAATTAAAAACAAAAAGAAAGGTATTGAAATGGCGTTTAAAGATGTAAGTATCCATTTTTACGACCAAAAGCCAATTATTTCCAACTTAAATTTTGAAATACAAAAAAATACCATAAATGTTATCAAAGGATACTTAGGATCGGGGAAATCTTTATTGCTAAATATGATGGCAGGTTTTTATGACCCAACCAACGGAACCATTATGTTTGACAAAGTACCATTTAATAATATAGACAAAGCCGCTTTTAGAGAACAAACCGGTATTTATATGGAAGATATGCACATTATTAAAGCCTCTCTTTTAGAAAATATCACTCTAAATAAAGAAGAATTTCAAACGCAAGATGTGCTAAATCTAGCGGAAGAATGGGGCGTGGAAGATTTTTCAAGTCAATTTACACAAGGTTTGTTAACACCCTTAAGCGAAACCGATACCGAATTATCATTTAGTTCACGAAAAAAAATACTGCTCTTGCGTGCCATGTTAGGCAATAAACGTTTATTGTTGTTAGAAGATCCTGTGGATGGAATGAACCAAGAGTTCATAGAAAAAATGAGGAACTATCTAATAAAGATAAAATCAGAAACAACAATCGTTATTGTATCCGAAAGCAAAGAATTAGAAAGCATTGCTGATCATATTTTTTCTGTTCAAAATGGCAGCGTATTCCAAGTAAAATAA
- a CDS encoding HlyD family secretion protein: MKPKSFENIYHVHRNSRVKRWFYIFMALAIITLFLPWTQNIKTAGTVTTLYQEQRPQQLNSPIPGRIVKWYVKNGDFVKKGDTILKLSEVKEDYMDPMLIDRTEEQVAAKKGVRDFYEAKVGTTNAQLEALNSSRELKLQQLKVKIQQLNNKLAAEEAELKAAENALTLSADQYERQQKMYNEGLVSLTQFQQRSVSYQNALAKKTAAENKLAQTHQEVIATTIEQNATIQDYTEKLSKIQGDRFQSMGQIESSSGEIAKLENQMSNYKIRQGLYHVLASQDGQIVQLHKSGIGEILKDGESIGSIVPLNVDYAVEIYIKPVDLPLVKPGQRVMCIFDGFPAIVFSGWPNTSYGTFAGKVIAVESNINANGLFKALVVEEKGKKPWPPQIKIGAGVQGIAILNDVPVWYELWRNINGFPADYYTVQPDKSEKKDEKKK, encoded by the coding sequence ATGAAACCAAAATCTTTTGAAAATATATACCACGTACATCGAAATTCAAGAGTAAAAAGGTGGTTCTACATTTTTATGGCATTGGCTATCATTACTCTTTTTTTGCCTTGGACCCAAAATATTAAAACCGCTGGAACCGTTACAACGCTTTACCAAGAGCAACGGCCACAGCAGCTCAATTCTCCCATTCCCGGACGTATCGTTAAATGGTATGTTAAAAATGGTGATTTTGTAAAAAAAGGAGATACAATTCTGAAGCTTTCTGAGGTGAAAGAAGATTATATGGATCCCATGCTTATCGATAGAACTGAAGAACAAGTAGCGGCCAAAAAAGGGGTTCGTGATTTTTATGAAGCAAAAGTAGGTACAACAAACGCCCAACTTGAAGCACTGAACAGTTCACGTGAATTGAAATTACAACAATTAAAGGTAAAAATTCAGCAGTTAAATAATAAATTAGCTGCAGAAGAAGCCGAATTAAAAGCGGCGGAAAATGCACTAACTTTATCGGCCGATCAATACGAACGCCAGCAAAAAATGTATAACGAAGGTTTGGTTTCGCTTACACAGTTTCAACAACGAAGCGTATCCTACCAAAATGCGCTCGCGAAAAAAACAGCAGCCGAAAACAAACTGGCACAAACCCATCAAGAAGTTATTGCAACAACCATTGAGCAAAACGCCACTATACAAGATTATACTGAAAAGCTAAGTAAAATTCAGGGAGATCGTTTTCAAAGTATGGGACAAATTGAAAGCAGCTCTGGCGAAATTGCAAAGCTTGAAAATCAAATGTCGAATTACAAAATCCGTCAAGGGTTGTATCATGTGTTGGCATCACAAGATGGTCAAATTGTGCAACTTCACAAATCGGGAATCGGGGAAATTTTAAAAGACGGCGAAAGCATCGGTTCCATTGTGCCTTTAAACGTGGATTATGCAGTTGAAATCTATATAAAACCTGTCGATTTGCCTTTGGTAAAACCCGGACAGCGGGTCATGTGTATTTTCGATGGTTTTCCTGCCATTGTTTTCTCAGGTTGGCCTAATACAAGCTACGGAACCTTTGCCGGAAAAGTAATCGCCGTAGAAAGCAACATTAATGCAAACGGACTTTTTAAGGCTTTGGTAGTTGAAGAAAAAGGCAAAAAACCTTGGCCTCCGCAAATAAAAATTGGTGCCGGTGTTCAAGGAATTGCTATTTTAAACGATGTACCTGTGTGGTATGAATTGTGGCGAAATATTAATGGATTCCCAGCCGATTACTATACCGTACAACCTGATAAATCTGAAAAGAAAGATGAAAAAAAGAAATAA
- a CDS encoding TolC family protein has product MKKRNKSVVTFFMFFCTFFVFGQDTLRMSHKEFISIVKSYHPLAYSYRLQNQIAEAEIQKARGNFDPMLDGKNGSKTIDGTQYYKETNVGLDIPTWYGIELNGSYNYINGEKLNNSDTKGGLYQFGVTLPLAKNLLYDKRRAMLDQAKFALEMTQAEQRLLTNELLLNADNAYWNWVRLYENYLLQSQTVAVNEQRFILTKKTYEYGERAAIDTTEVASQLQSFVVEKENAYLSFLKATQELSLFLWTENQQPYHIEQLIVPSQRITQAESYDNYGVLLALIDQRSMNQHAALQYYQQKNNILESERRLKRQSLLPKLDFTYNFFNKENYRTELIPFFQNNYQYGLKLEIPLFLRQARADYKIAKYKIEQNQLDVDYKQQELQAKITAYKNEVLSYQSQIKVMENNIENYKRLLYAEEIRFSNGESSLFLINSRENKLLEAEQKLLDLRLKFINSYNQLKWFNENFDG; this is encoded by the coding sequence ATGAAAAAAAGAAATAAATCGGTTGTTACCTTCTTCATGTTTTTCTGCACCTTTTTTGTTTTTGGGCAAGATACGTTGCGCATGAGTCATAAAGAATTTATTTCCATTGTAAAAAGCTATCATCCGCTGGCCTATTCGTATCGTTTGCAAAACCAAATAGCCGAAGCAGAAATCCAAAAGGCTCGAGGCAATTTTGATCCGATGCTCGATGGAAAAAATGGTTCAAAAACAATTGATGGCACACAATATTACAAAGAAACCAATGTGGGACTTGATATTCCAACTTGGTATGGTATCGAATTAAACGGAAGTTACAATTACATCAATGGAGAAAAATTGAACAACAGCGATACAAAAGGAGGTTTGTATCAATTTGGAGTGACTTTGCCATTGGCTAAAAATCTTTTGTACGATAAACGCCGCGCAATGTTAGACCAAGCAAAATTTGCTTTAGAAATGACTCAGGCAGAACAAAGACTGCTTACCAACGAATTGTTGTTGAATGCCGATAATGCGTATTGGAACTGGGTGCGGTTGTATGAAAACTATTTACTGCAAAGCCAAACGGTTGCTGTAAATGAACAGCGGTTTATTCTTACCAAAAAAACATACGAATACGGCGAAAGAGCTGCGATTGATACCACCGAAGTGGCTTCGCAATTACAAAGTTTCGTGGTGGAAAAAGAAAACGCATATCTTAGCTTTTTAAAAGCTACTCAAGAACTTTCATTGTTTTTATGGACCGAAAACCAGCAACCTTATCATATAGAGCAGTTAATCGTTCCTTCACAACGTATTACACAAGCAGAATCGTATGATAATTATGGAGTTTTGTTGGCTTTGATTGATCAAAGAAGCATGAACCAACATGCCGCTTTGCAGTATTATCAGCAAAAGAACAACATTTTAGAAAGCGAGCGCCGATTGAAAAGACAAAGTTTATTACCCAAATTAGATTTTACCTATAACTTTTTTAATAAAGAGAATTACCGAACAGAGTTGATTCCTTTTTTTCAAAATAATTATCAATATGGTTTAAAGTTAGAAATACCGCTTTTTTTAAGACAAGCCCGAGCAGATTATAAAATTGCAAAGTATAAAATAGAACAAAACCAATTAGATGTTGATTATAAACAGCAAGAATTACAAGCGAAAATTACGGCTTATAAGAACGAAGTTCTAAGTTACCAATCACAAATAAAGGTAATGGAAAACAATATTGAAAACTACAAACGTTTGTTATATGCCGAAGAAATACGTTTCAGCAATGGAGAAAGTTCACTTTTTTTAATCAATTCGCGTGAAAATAAATTGCTAGAAGCCGAACAAAAACTTTTGGATTTGCGTTTAAAGTTCATCAACAGCTACAATCAATTAAAATGGTTTAATGAAAATTTTGACGGATAA
- a CDS encoding Bax inhibitor-1/YccA family protein: MNTYQLAAEATKQEQATFYKKTYLNLALGIVAFVILETAFLRIEPLVTFMLSLTQGYLWLLLLGGFMGVTYIAQNITYKSASLPQQYLGYFLYIIAEALIFVPILYIAIFHTGSTDLLTQAAIITGSLFLGLTFVVFSTKADFSFLRSILAIGFFVAIGAIIAGMLFNFDLGLWFSVGMIVLASGSILYNTHQIKNNFGTNQYIAAALSLFASLMLLFWYVLRLLMSRN, encoded by the coding sequence ATGAATACTTATCAATTAGCCGCAGAAGCAACCAAACAAGAACAAGCAACTTTTTACAAAAAAACCTACTTAAACTTAGCGTTGGGCATTGTAGCGTTTGTGATTTTAGAAACCGCTTTTTTGCGCATAGAGCCTTTAGTAACATTTATGCTTAGTCTAACTCAAGGATATTTGTGGTTGTTGCTTTTAGGAGGCTTTATGGGAGTGACGTATATTGCTCAAAACATAACATACAAAAGCGCTAGCTTACCTCAACAATATTTAGGGTATTTTTTGTATATTATTGCTGAAGCATTAATATTTGTGCCGATACTTTATATTGCCATCTTTCATACAGGTAGTACTGATTTATTAACCCAAGCAGCCATTATTACAGGGAGTTTGTTTTTAGGATTAACCTTTGTTGTATTTAGTACAAAAGCTGATTTTTCATTTCTACGAAGCATTTTAGCCATCGGATTTTTTGTGGCAATAGGTGCAATCATTGCCGGTATGCTTTTTAATTTCGATTTAGGTTTATGGTTTTCAGTAGGAATGATTGTTTTAGCATCAGGATCTATTTTATACAACACCCACCAAATTAAAAACAACTTTGGAACCAACCAATATATTGCAGCGGCTTTATCATTGTTTGCTTCGTTAATGTTATTGTTCTGGTACGTTTTGCGTTTGTTAATGAGTAGAAACTAA
- a CDS encoding lipoprotein signal peptidase: MSFNKALFLAIVVIIIDQISKIYIKTTYAIDGGFEVLGLDWFRIHFIENEGMAWGVELPGNYGKLLLTVFRIIAVAGIIYWLNDSVKKKGSKILIVAISLILAGAVGNIIDSVFYGVLFNDSHGQIATLFSDAPYGTWFHGKVVDMFYFPIWRGNLPNWLPFWGGEQFTFFNAIFNVADVAISVGVGLLILFNKKVFK; the protein is encoded by the coding sequence ATGTCGTTTAACAAGGCTTTATTCTTAGCGATTGTAGTAATTATCATTGATCAAATTTCAAAAATATATATCAAAACTACTTATGCCATTGATGGTGGATTTGAGGTGTTGGGCTTAGACTGGTTCCGTATTCATTTTATAGAAAACGAGGGAATGGCTTGGGGTGTAGAACTGCCCGGAAATTACGGAAAACTGTTGCTTACCGTTTTTAGAATCATCGCAGTAGCTGGTATTATATATTGGTTGAATGATTCCGTGAAAAAGAAAGGATCAAAAATTTTGATTGTTGCCATTTCCTTGATTTTGGCAGGCGCAGTTGGTAATATTATCGATTCGGTTTTTTACGGAGTGCTTTTTAACGACAGTCATGGGCAAATTGCCACTTTATTTAGTGATGCCCCTTATGGAACTTGGTTTCACGGAAAAGTGGTAGATATGTTTTATTTCCCCATTTGGAGAGGAAATTTACCTAATTGGTTGCCTTTTTGGGGCGGCGAACAATTTACGTTCTTTAACGCTATTTTCAACGTTGCCGACGTAGCCATATCTGTTGGAGTAGGTCTTTTAATTCTTTTCAATAAAAAAGTTTTTAAATAA
- a CDS encoding M13 family metallopeptidase, translating to MNKKFMFLPATLLMIATATVQAQDQSNENHGINLEYMDKNVKPGDDFFRYVNGEWFDKTEIPADRTRWGSFDELRQNTDIDALTILKEAVNNKKLDPKSDQMKAVNVFKTYLDLETRNKLGIQPIQSTLDQINKVQNAKDVVALLTDKMPEGGLGFFGMYVYADAMDSNKNVVNISPGSIGLPDRDYYVSKDADSQDKKQKYEVHVARMLQFLGIDEASAKKQAAQVVALETKMAEARLDRVERRDRRKTYNPMSVAELQKLTPSVNWNNYFNAAGLKNVDQVVVSMPKYMETLENIFKTASADELKAYLRWTLINKNTGVLTTAIDEANFDFYSKTLTGAIAQRPIEERALQVVNGTVGEALGKLYVEKKFPPEAKAKAKEMIDYVFLAFENRINNLPWMTPATRQGAIEKLRKSTVKIGYPDKWEDYSKLEIKAPENGGTYYENMKNVARWRFAKNMAEYGKPVDKTKWGMSPQTVNAYFNPTNNEIVFPAAILQPPFYDYKADMAVNFGGIGAVIGHEISHGFDDSGSRYNADGNLVNWWTEDDLKQFTGLGGALADQYSALEPLPNTFVDGKFTLGENIGDLGGVNAAYDGLQLYLQDKGRPGLIDGYTPEQRFFISWGTIWRTKMRDEAIKNQVKTDPHAPGMYRSYVPLQNVDSWYKAFDIQPGDKLYVSPKNRVKIW from the coding sequence ATGAATAAAAAATTTATGTTCTTGCCTGCAACCTTATTAATGATTGCAACTGCAACAGTTCAGGCGCAAGATCAATCAAACGAAAACCACGGAATCAACTTGGAATACATGGATAAAAACGTGAAACCGGGCGATGATTTCTTTAGATATGTAAACGGGGAATGGTTTGACAAAACCGAAATTCCTGCCGATAGAACGCGTTGGGGAAGTTTTGATGAATTGCGTCAGAATACCGATATCGATGCGTTGACTATTTTGAAAGAAGCGGTTAACAATAAAAAATTAGATCCAAAATCGGATCAAATGAAAGCGGTGAATGTTTTTAAAACCTATTTAGATTTAGAAACCCGCAACAAATTAGGCATTCAACCTATTCAATCTACATTAGATCAAATCAATAAAGTACAAAACGCAAAAGATGTGGTGGCGTTGCTTACCGATAAAATGCCCGAAGGCGGCTTAGGATTTTTTGGTATGTATGTGTATGCCGATGCCATGGATTCTAACAAAAATGTAGTAAATATTTCACCAGGAAGCATCGGTTTGCCCGACCGTGATTATTATGTTTCAAAAGATGCCGATTCGCAAGACAAAAAACAAAAATACGAAGTACACGTTGCCCGTATGTTGCAGTTTTTAGGAATTGATGAAGCATCGGCTAAAAAACAAGCGGCACAAGTTGTGGCTTTAGAAACCAAAATGGCTGAAGCACGTTTAGACCGTGTGGAGCGTCGCGATCGTAGAAAAACCTACAATCCAATGTCGGTTGCCGAATTGCAAAAACTAACACCTTCTGTAAATTGGAATAATTATTTCAATGCAGCCGGATTAAAAAATGTGGATCAAGTAGTGGTTTCTATGCCAAAATACATGGAAACATTAGAAAATATCTTTAAAACAGCTAGTGCCGATGAATTGAAAGCGTATTTGCGTTGGACGCTGATCAACAAAAACACAGGAGTTTTAACCACAGCGATTGATGAAGCGAACTTTGATTTTTACAGCAAAACCTTAACCGGAGCCATTGCGCAACGCCCGATTGAAGAACGAGCATTGCAGGTTGTGAACGGAACGGTTGGCGAAGCTTTAGGTAAACTATATGTGGAGAAGAAATTTCCGCCAGAAGCAAAAGCAAAGGCTAAAGAGATGATCGATTATGTGTTTTTGGCGTTTGAAAACCGTATCAACAACTTACCATGGATGACTCCAGCAACTCGTCAGGGAGCTATTGAAAAATTGCGTAAATCAACCGTGAAAATTGGATATCCAGATAAATGGGAAGATTATTCTAAACTAGAGATAAAAGCACCAGAAAATGGCGGAACCTATTACGAAAACATGAAAAACGTAGCGCGTTGGCGTTTTGCAAAAAACATGGCAGAATACGGCAAACCGGTAGATAAAACCAAATGGGGCATGTCGCCACAAACGGTAAACGCATATTTTAACCCAACCAACAACGAAATTGTGTTTCCGGCCGCTATTTTACAACCGCCATTTTACGATTACAAGGCCGATATGGCTGTGAATTTTGGTGGAATTGGAGCGGTAATTGGTCACGAAATTTCGCATGGTTTTGATGACTCTGGTTCTCGATACAATGCCGATGGTAACTTGGTGAACTGGTGGACAGAAGATGATTTAAAGCAGTTCACAGGATTAGGCGGAGCTTTGGCAGATCAATACTCGGCTTTAGAACCACTTCCAAATACATTTGTAGATGGTAAATTTACTTTAGGAGAAAATATTGGCGATTTAGGTGGAGTAAATGCTGCGTATGATGGATTACAGTTATATTTACAAGATAAAGGCCGTCCGGGATTGATTGATGGATACACGCCTGAACAACGTTTCTTTATTTCGTGGGGAACCATCTGGAGAACAAAAATGCGCGATGAAGCCATTAAAAATCAGGTAAAAACCGATCCACACGCTCCGGGAATGTATCGTTCGTATGTGCCGCTACAAAACGTAGATTCTTGGTACAAGGCATTCGACATTCAACCAGGAGATAAATTATACGTTTCGCCCAAAAATCGAGTGAAGATTTGGTAG
- a CDS encoding SCO family protein encodes MKDIFYRYRYLFLTIGVLSVVILFLFYNALKPEKHLPIYTPAMVNPELVDSLVQHENNKLKHQIADFSFQNQNNETITQKEYENVIYVADFFFTTCPTICPKMTDNMVWLQNQIKDMPDVKLLSFSVTPDIDTPEVLRNYADEKGVNDAKWNLLTGDKKAIYYLARQSFLAVKTETTGELYDMVHTENFILVDKNKRIRGFYDGTNLDQDKGDGTKNMMQLLEDIKWLRNKN; translated from the coding sequence ATGAAGGATATTTTTTATCGATACAGATATTTGTTTCTAACCATTGGCGTATTGTCGGTTGTGATTCTGTTTTTGTTTTACAATGCCTTGAAACCCGAGAAACATTTACCTATTTATACACCTGCAATGGTAAATCCGGAGTTGGTGGATAGTTTGGTGCAGCACGAAAACAATAAACTAAAGCATCAAATTGCCGATTTTTCGTTTCAAAACCAAAACAATGAAACCATTACGCAAAAAGAGTATGAAAACGTAATTTATGTTGCCGATTTCTTTTTTACAACTTGCCCCACAATTTGTCCTAAAATGACCGATAATATGGTGTGGTTGCAAAATCAAATCAAAGATATGCCCGATGTGAAACTGCTTTCTTTTTCGGTTACTCCTGATATTGATACGCCTGAAGTATTGAGAAATTATGCCGATGAAAAAGGGGTGAACGATGCCAAATGGAACTTGCTCACCGGCGATAAAAAAGCGATTTATTATTTGGCACGACAATCATTTTTGGCGGTGAAGACCGAAACTACCGGAGAGTTGTATGATATGGTACACACCGAAAATTTTATTTTGGTAGATAAAAACAAACGCATTCGTGGTTTTTATGACGGAACGAACTTAGATCAAGACAAAGGCGATGGCACCAAAAATATGATGCAACTTCTAGAGGATATTAAATGGCTTCGAAATAAAAACTGA
- a CDS encoding FeoA family protein — MMTLDFVKKGQKAEILSINTFKVPLKLIEMGCLPGNIVEVLQIAPLSDPIYIKVNDSFLSIRKDLAKEIEVKMI, encoded by the coding sequence ATGATGACGCTGGATTTTGTGAAAAAGGGTCAAAAAGCAGAAATCCTTTCAATAAACACTTTTAAGGTGCCCTTGAAACTAATTGAAATGGGTTGTTTGCCGGGTAATATTGTAGAAGTGTTGCAAATTGCACCATTGTCTGACCCTATATATATAAAAGTAAACGATTCTTTTTTAAGCATTCGCAAAGATTTGGCAAAAGAAATTGAAGTGAAAATGATCTAA